A portion of the Chondrinema litorale genome contains these proteins:
- a CDS encoding alkene reductase, whose amino-acid sequence MKLFSEYKLGNLTLQNRIVMAPMTRSRAIDNLPNDIIAEYYGQRSSAGLIITEGTAPSANGLGYARIPGIYTDEQIEGWKKVTAAAHKNGAKIFVQMMHTGRASHQENMVEGTEIVAPSPIALSGDMYTDTKGPQAHPEPKEMTKADIDQAIQEFVTASKNAIEAGFDGVEVHAANGYLIDQFINTASNKRTDEYGGSVENRSRFALEVTKAIVEAIGAEKTGIRVSPYGVFNGMEVFDEVDATYEYLAKELSTLNLAYIHVVDHSSMGAPAVPQEIKDKIRDLFKGTYILSGGYDLERAEKELEEGKGELVAFGRAFVANPDLVERFKKKAELNQPDFGTFYTPGEKGFTDYAFLA is encoded by the coding sequence ATGAAATTATTTTCAGAATATAAACTTGGTAACCTTACATTACAAAACAGAATTGTAATGGCTCCAATGACAAGAAGTAGAGCCATAGATAATTTACCAAATGATATAATAGCTGAATACTACGGACAGCGCTCAAGTGCGGGTTTAATTATAACAGAAGGAACCGCTCCATCAGCAAACGGATTAGGCTATGCTAGAATCCCAGGAATTTATACTGATGAGCAAATAGAAGGTTGGAAAAAAGTAACTGCCGCTGCACATAAAAATGGTGCAAAAATATTTGTTCAAATGATGCATACTGGTAGAGCGAGCCACCAAGAAAACATGGTAGAGGGAACTGAAATTGTTGCTCCATCTCCAATCGCATTATCTGGTGATATGTATACCGATACAAAAGGTCCTCAAGCGCACCCAGAACCAAAAGAAATGACTAAGGCTGATATCGATCAGGCTATTCAAGAATTTGTAACTGCATCTAAAAATGCTATTGAAGCAGGTTTTGACGGTGTAGAAGTACATGCAGCTAATGGATATTTGATAGATCAATTTATCAATACTGCATCAAATAAAAGAACAGATGAATATGGTGGAAGTGTAGAAAACCGTTCGCGTTTTGCTTTAGAAGTTACTAAAGCGATTGTAGAAGCTATTGGAGCAGAAAAAACAGGGATTCGTGTATCTCCTTATGGTGTATTTAATGGCATGGAAGTATTTGATGAGGTTGATGCTACTTATGAATACCTTGCAAAAGAATTAAGCACTCTAAACTTGGCTTATATCCATGTGGTTGACCATTCAAGTATGGGAGCACCAGCAGTGCCACAAGAAATTAAAGATAAAATAAGAGACTTATTTAAAGGAACATATATCTTAAGTGGTGGCTACGATTTAGAAAGAGCTGAAAAAGAATTAGAAGAAGGTAAAGGTGAATTAGTTGCTTTCGGAAGAGCTTTTGTTGCTAATCCAGACTTAGTAGAGAGATTTAAGAAGAAGGCTGAGTTAAACCAACCAGACTTCGGTACATTCTACACACCAGGTGAGAAAGGATTTACTGATTATGCATTTCTTGCATAA
- the bshC gene encoding bacillithiol biosynthesis cysteine-adding enzyme BshC, producing the protein MKNTKISFEDTRQFSDLFLDYINQKETIKSFYELPPQLESFEQQIKNKQAAFSNSTREKLYEVLVKQYEGLEQIPKASIELLKADNTFTVITGHQLNIFSGPLYFIYKIVSVINLARRLADAYPTYNFVPVYWMATEDHDFEEIKKIVLFGKEYIWEHPEASGAVGKLDLKGVETFIESVGEVPQFLKDAYLNSDNLADATRKFVNYLFGKEGLVIVDADCKELKEEFKDVIKDDLLNHNAKKKADDATAALEELGYKSQIFPRDINFFYLQDGLRERIEREGDTYQVLNSDISFSKEQLLEELEKNPECFSPNVVLRPLYQEMILPNLAYIGGPSEVVYWLQLKGVFDHFNTAFPILLPRNFALVINKSNGKKFHKLGLSHNDLFKDEHQLKAAFVNDNSEVNLGLDQEITALEKIFEGILSKAVSIDASLKGYIGAETQRMVKQMENIKKRLKKAEENKQETEIKQLLNLKDKLFPNSVPQERLENFLSFYLNNPDFIKDLIYFFNPLEFSFNILEDE; encoded by the coding sequence TAACCAAAAGGAAACCATTAAGAGCTTTTATGAACTACCTCCACAATTAGAGTCTTTTGAACAGCAAATTAAAAATAAACAAGCCGCATTTAGTAATTCTACAAGAGAGAAACTTTACGAAGTTTTAGTAAAACAATATGAAGGCTTAGAGCAAATACCTAAGGCCTCAATAGAGTTACTAAAAGCAGACAATACCTTCACTGTAATTACAGGTCATCAGTTAAATATCTTTTCAGGACCTCTGTATTTTATATATAAAATCGTATCTGTAATTAATCTTGCCAGAAGATTAGCCGATGCCTATCCTACATATAACTTTGTGCCTGTTTATTGGATGGCAACTGAAGATCACGACTTTGAGGAAATAAAGAAAATCGTATTATTCGGTAAAGAATATATTTGGGAGCATCCAGAAGCTAGCGGAGCAGTTGGTAAACTAGACCTAAAAGGTGTTGAAACATTTATTGAAAGTGTTGGCGAAGTACCTCAGTTTCTGAAAGACGCTTATCTTAATAGCGATAATTTAGCTGATGCAACTCGTAAATTTGTAAATTATTTATTTGGCAAAGAGGGTCTTGTAATTGTAGATGCAGATTGTAAAGAGTTAAAAGAAGAATTTAAAGATGTAATTAAAGACGATTTACTAAATCACAATGCAAAAAAGAAAGCAGATGATGCTACTGCTGCATTAGAAGAATTAGGTTATAAATCGCAAATTTTCCCAAGAGATATTAACTTCTTCTATTTACAAGATGGGCTAAGAGAAAGAATAGAAAGAGAAGGTGACACATATCAAGTATTAAACTCAGATATAAGTTTTAGCAAAGAGCAATTATTAGAAGAGTTAGAAAAAAATCCTGAGTGTTTTAGTCCTAATGTGGTATTAAGGCCATTGTATCAGGAGATGATTTTACCTAACCTTGCTTACATTGGTGGCCCGTCAGAAGTTGTTTACTGGTTACAGCTCAAAGGTGTTTTTGATCACTTTAATACAGCCTTCCCAATTCTCCTTCCAAGAAACTTTGCTTTGGTAATTAATAAAAGCAACGGTAAAAAATTCCATAAACTAGGTCTTTCTCATAATGATCTTTTTAAAGATGAGCATCAATTAAAAGCCGCCTTTGTAAATGATAATTCAGAGGTAAACCTTGGGTTGGATCAAGAAATTACTGCTCTCGAAAAAATATTCGAAGGTATATTAAGTAAAGCAGTAAGTATAGATGCTTCTCTAAAAGGTTACATTGGTGCAGAAACTCAGCGTATGGTTAAGCAGATGGAAAACATCAAAAAGAGGTTGAAGAAAGCTGAGGAAAACAAACAAGAAACCGAAATTAAGCAGTTGCTTAATCTTAAAGATAAATTGTTTCCTAATAGTGTACCTCAAGAGAGACTTGAAAACTTCTTGAGTTTTTATCTCAACAATCCAGACTTTATTAAAGACTTAATTTACTTTTTTAATCCGCTAGAATTCAGCTTTAATATTCTTGAAGACGAATAA